The Engystomops pustulosus chromosome 4, aEngPut4.maternal, whole genome shotgun sequence genome contains a region encoding:
- the NEFL gene encoding neurofilament light polypeptide, with product MSSYSYDPYYSSSYKRRVVESAPRLHIRSSYASPSRSSYSSSVRRSYASSSSSAGSTFIPSADSLDLSQVAAISSDLKIVRTQEKAQLQDLNDRFANFIERVHELEQRNKLLEAELLLLRQKHSEPSRLRDIYEQEARELRLAHEEAVADRQSLRNERERLEELLRGLQGRYEEEAMSREDAEARLLEVRKEADMTALARVELEKRMDSLLDEIAFLKKVHDEELAQLQSQIQYAQISLEVDVAKPDLSSALRDIRSQYEKLAAKNMQSAEEWFQSKFTVLTQSAARNTDAVRSAKDEVSESRRLLKAKALEIDGCRGVNDALQRQIQELEDKQSGEIAGMQDAINNLEEELRNTKSEMARYLKEYQDLLNVKMALDIEIAAYRKLLEGEETRLSFSGVGAITSGYTQSAPIFGRSAYSLQSSSYISTRSFPTYYASHVQEEQLDVEETIESSRAEEAKAEPPEEDEEEDAAEEEGEEEGEGEGEEEEGEEEAEGEEKEEEGEEEAAEEETKDKKK from the exons ATGAGCTCCTACAGCTACGACCCGTATTACAGCAGCTCCTATAAGCGCAGGGTGGTGGAGAGCGCGCCCCGACTACACATCAGGAGCAGCTATGCGTCCCCCAGCAGGAGCAGCTACTCGTCCTCCGTGCGCCGCAGCTATGCCAGCTCTTCCTCCTCCGCCGGCAGCACCTTCATCCCCAGCGCCGACTCCCTGGACCTCTCCCAGGTGGCCGCGATCAGCAGCGACCTAAAGATCGTCCGCACCCAGGAGAAGGCGCAGCTGCAGGACCTCAATGACCGCTTCGCCAACTTCATCGAGCGCGTGCACGAGCTGGAGCAGCGCAACAAACTGCTGGAGGccgagctgctgctgctgcgccAGAAGCACAGCGAGCCGTCCCGACTACGCGACATCTACGAGCAGGAGGCGCGCGAGCTGCGCCTGGCCCACGAGGAAGCGGTCGCCGACCGCCAGAGCCTGCGCAACGAGCGGGAGCGCCTGGAGGAGTTGCTGCGGGGGCTACAGGGGAGGTACGAGGAGGAAGCCATGAGCCGGGAGGACGCCGAGGCCAGGCTGCTGGAGGTCAGGAAGGAGGCCGACATGACCGCCCTGGCCAGGGTAGAGCTGGAGAAGCGCATGGACAGCCTCCTGGATGAGATCGCCTTCCTGAAGAAGGTGCACGACGAGGAACTGGCACAACTTCAGTCCCAGATCCAGTACGCTCAAATCTCCCTGGAGGTAGATGTGGCCAAGCCGGACCTGAGCTCCGCCCTGCGGGACATCCGCTCGCAGTACGAGAAGCTCGCGGCCAAGAACATGCAGTCCGCGGAGGAGTGGTTCCAGTCCAAGTTCACCGTCCTGACGCAGAGCGCAGCGCGCAACACTGACGCCGTGCGATCAGCCAAGGACGAGGTGTCCGAGAGCCGGCGGCTGCTTAAAGCCAAAGCCCTGGAGATCGACGGCTGCAGAGGGGTGAATGATGCTCTGCAGAGGCAGATCCAGGAGCTGGAGGACAAGCAGAGCGGGGAGATCGCCGGCATGCAG GATGCCATTAACAACCTAGAGGAAGAGCTGAGGAATACAAAGAGTGAAATGGCGAGATACCTGAAGGAGTACCAGGACCTCCTGAACGTCAAAATGGCGCTGGACATAGAGATTGCTGCATACAG AAAGttactggagggggaggagaccaGGTTGAGCTTCTCCGGCGTCGGAGCCATCACCAGTGGATACACACAAAGCGCTCCGATATTTGGGCGATCAGCTTACAGCCTGCAGAGCAGCTCCTACATCTCCACACGCTCCTTCCCCACCTACTACGCCAGCCACGTGCAGGAAGAACAGCTCGACGTAGAGGAGACCATTGAGTCGTCCAGAGCAGAAGAAGCCAAAGCAGAACCTCCAGAAGAGGATGAAGAAGAAGACGCTgccgaggaggaaggagaggaagagggagaag GTGAAggagaggaagaggaaggagaagaagaagctgagggagaagagaaagaagaagaaggggaagaggaAGCTGCAGAGGAAGAaaccaaagataaaaaaaaataa